The Estrella lausannensis genome window below encodes:
- the mutM gene encoding DNA-formamidopyrimidine glycosylase translates to MPELPEVEAIRQDLIAMDLKGQEIESVIAFNERTLSPTEKMAWDVFFQSPRRIISIERKGKWLLLKLAGGTLFIHLRMSGKLRLTESRRPMTHERARLVIKGGASLSFIDPRKFGRIVLIEKEDASPSIGIDPTEGTFTEEALLSLLSKGQTAIKTWLLDQKKISGLGNIYVDEALFRAGIHPEHPVSRLSLAKKKLLYRSIVGTIQEAIKHRGTSLGTTNQNYSGIHKARGSHQDHLFVYSRQGKPCKKCRTPIEKVRFRGRGTHFCPSCQKPVH, encoded by the coding sequence ATGCCGGAGCTTCCAGAGGTTGAGGCTATACGGCAAGATCTCATCGCTATGGACCTTAAGGGCCAAGAGATCGAAAGTGTTATCGCTTTCAACGAAAGGACCCTGTCCCCTACTGAAAAAATGGCGTGGGATGTTTTTTTTCAAAGCCCCCGCCGCATCATAAGTATCGAAAGAAAGGGTAAATGGTTACTCCTCAAGTTGGCAGGAGGCACACTCTTTATCCACCTGCGCATGAGTGGCAAATTGCGGCTCACCGAAAGCCGACGCCCCATGACTCATGAGAGGGCTCGCCTCGTGATTAAGGGGGGGGCTTCCCTCTCGTTTATCGACCCGCGAAAGTTTGGAAGAATAGTCCTGATCGAAAAGGAAGATGCGTCTCCTTCAATAGGAATCGATCCCACGGAAGGCACCTTTACAGAAGAGGCACTTTTATCTCTTCTATCGAAAGGTCAGACAGCGATCAAAACGTGGCTGCTTGACCAAAAGAAAATCTCCGGGCTCGGGAACATCTATGTCGATGAAGCCCTTTTCAGAGCCGGAATCCACCCGGAGCACCCCGTTTCGAGACTCTCCTTGGCAAAGAAAAAACTCCTTTACCGCTCCATTGTGGGTACAATACAAGAAGCCATCAAACACCGCGGCACTTCCCTTGGAACAACCAATCAAAACTACTCAGGGATTCACAAAGCCCGCGGCTCTCATCAAGACCATCTCTTTGTCTATTCAAGACAGGGCAAACCCTGCAAAAAATGTCGAACCCCGATCGAAAAAGTCCGATTCCGTGGCAGAGGAACACACTTTTGCCCATCGTGCCAAAAGCCTGTCCATTGA